A window of the Lepisosteus oculatus isolate fLepOcu1 chromosome 14, fLepOcu1.hap2, whole genome shotgun sequence genome harbors these coding sequences:
- the LOC107076103 gene encoding E3 ubiquitin/ISG15 ligase TRIM25-like produces MAEGSISVSQDQFSCSVCLDLLKDPVTLLCGHSYCMGCIKNHWDQEDQTGIYSCPQCRQTFTPRPDLHRNTILAEVVEKLKETGCSPPPPPPANSPAGPGDVLCDVCTGRKRGAVKSCLVCLASYCQTHLQPHYEAVPLKRHKLTDATGQLQEKTCSTHHKLCEVYCRTDEKCVCYLCAMDDHRGHDTASAAAGRTEKQSSAHTAVQDTDRIFTELIRSIERTRSEVTELIRAQERAAVSQAEGLLERLEKEITELKRRDAELNQLSHTEDHIHFLQNFQSVCVPRGAGDSPSIPVSPHFSPEAVRRAVSALKERLEDICKKESIKISTTVTEVYSLLTPESGSRAELLHYPVKRAPIPKSQWQWLCSAAAAVTGP; encoded by the exons ATGGCAGAAGGCAGTATTTCAGTTTCTCAGGACCAGTTCAGCTGTtcagtgtgtctggatttgCTGAAGGATCCAGTGACTCTGCTCTGTggacacagttactgtatgggCTGTATTAAGAACCACTGGGATCAGGAAGATCAGACTGGGATCTACAGCTGCCCCCAGTGCAGACAGACCTTCACTCCAAGACCTGATCTTCACAGAAACACCATCCTGGCTGAAGTGGTGGAGAAACTGAAGGAGACAGGGTGCAGtccacctccacctccacctgCTAACAGTCCTGCTGGCCCTGGAGACGTGCTATGTGATGTCTGCACTGGGAGAAAGAGGGGAGCTGTGAAATCCTGTCTGGTGTGTCTGGCCTCTTACTGTCAGACTCACCTCCAGCCTCACTATGAAGCTGTTCCATTGAAGAGACACAAGCTGACTGATGCCACAGGACAACTGCAGGAGAAGACCTGCTCCACTCATCACAAACTGTGTGAGGTCTATTGCCGTACTGATGAGAAGTGTGTTTGTTATCTCTGTGCAATGGATGACCACAGAGGCCATGATACtgcctcagctgcagcaggaaggACTGAGAAACAG AGCTCTGCACAcacagcagtacaggacactgacagGATCTTTACTGAGCTGATCCGCTCCATTGAGAGAACACGCTCTGAGGTCACAGAGTTGATCAGAGCTCAAGAGAGGGCTGCCGTGAGTCAGGCTGAAGGACTTCTAGAGCGACTGGAGAAGGAGATCACTGAGCTGAAGAGGAGAGACGCTGAGCTGaaccagctctcacacacagaggatCACATCCATTTCCTCCAG AATTtccagtctgtctgtgtccctcgTGGAGCTGGAGACTCACCCAGTATCCCTGTCAGTCCACACTTCTCTCCTGAGGCAGTGAGGAGAGCTGTCTCTGCACTGAAAGAGCGACTGGAGGACATCTGCAAGAAGGAATCAATAAAGATTTCCACGACAG TGACTGAAGTCTACAGTCTGCTGACTCCAGAGTCTGGGTCAAGAGCAGAGCTTTTACACT ATCCTGTGAAGCGAGCCCCTATCCCTAAATCAC aatggcagtggttgtgcagtgctgcag ctgctgtgactGGACCCTGA
- the LOC102682882 gene encoding E3 ubiquitin-protein ligase TRIM39-like yields MAEGSISVSQDQFSCSVCLYLLKDPVTLLCGHSYCLSCIKNHWDQEDQTGIYSCPQCRQTFTARPDLGRNTILAEVVEKLKETGCSGPSPAHSPAGPGDVLCDVCTGRKRGAVKSCLVCLASYCQTHLQPHYEAVPLKRHKLADATGQLQEKICSTHDKLLEVYCRTDEKCVCYLCAMDEHRGHDTVSAAAGRTEKQKQLGVTQTQTQQRIQEREEELQELRQAVESLRSSAHTAVQDTDRIFSELIQSIKRTCSEVTELIRAQERAAVSQAEGLLEQLEKEITELKRRDAELNQLSHTEDHIHFLQNFQSVCVPPGAGDSPSIPVSPHFSPEAVRRAVSALKERLEDICKKESIKISMTAAVTLDPDTAHYGLSLSEDGKRVRKGEEEQDLSDSDDSNVSVFSVVSIVSDDSDVSDDSDVSDDSDDSDDSDDGDEDVEEQKLSDNPHRFDSWPCVLSRESFISGRHYWEVEVNDSWRIGVTRECAERKDWFRFSPQQGYWCLDFDSTGFSALTDTETRLPLSLQPRKLGVCVDIEERKVSFYTVESRAHLYTFTDMVFTQGEKIYPVFGTWDRNKDLELLPAVSVEIKPVSDS; encoded by the exons ATGGCAGAAGGCAGTATTTCAGTTTCTCAGGACCAGTTCAGCTGCTCAGTGTGTCTTTATTTGCTGAAGGATCCAGTGACTCTGCTCTGTGGACACAGTTACTGTTTGAGCTGTATTAAGAACCACTGGGATCAGGAAGATCAGACTGGGATCTACAGCTGCCCCCAGTGCAGACAGACCTTCACCGCAAGGCCTGATCTTGGCAGAAACACCATCCTGGCTGAAGTGGTAGAGAAATTGAAGGAGACAGGGTGCAGTGGTCCTTCCCCTGCTCACAGTCCTGCTGGCCCTGGAGACGTGCTATGTGATGTCTGCACTGGGAGAAAGAGGGGAGCTGTGAAATCCTGTCTGGTGTGTCTGGCCTCCTACTGTCAGACTCACCTCCAGCCTCACTATGAAGCTGTTCCATTGAAGAGACACAAGCTAGCTGATGCCACAGGACAACTGCAGGAGAAGATCTGCTCCACTCATGACAAACTGCTGGAGGTCTACTGCCGTACTGATGAGAAGTGTGTTTGTTATCTCTGTGCAATGGATGAACACAGAGGCCATGATACtgtctcagctgcagcaggaaggACTGAGAAACAG AAGCAGCTTGGggtgacacagacacaaacccagCAGAGAatccaggagagagaggaggagctgcaggagctgagacaggctgtaGAGTCACTCAGA AGCTCTGCACAcacagcagtacaggacactgacagGATCTTTTCTGAGCTGATCCAATCCATTAAGAGAACATGCTCTGAGGTCACAGAGCTGATCAGAGCACAAGAGAGGGCTGCAGTGAGTCAGGCTGAAGGACTTCTAGAGCAACTGGAGAAGGAGATCACTGAGCTGAAGAGGAGAGATGCTGAGCTGaaccagctctcacacacagaggatCACATCCATTTCCTCCAG AATTtccagtctgtctgtgtccctccTGGAGCTGGAGACTCACCCAGCATCCCTGTCAGTCCACACTTCTCTCCTGAGGCAGTGAGGAGAGCTGTCTCTGCACTGAAAGAGCGACTGGAGGACATCTGCAAAAAGGAATCAATAAAGATTTCCATGACAG ctgctgtgactctggACCCTGATACAGCTCACTATGGGCTCAGCCTGTCTGAGGATGGGAAGAGAGTGAGAAAGGGAGAGGAGGAACAGGATCTCTCTGACAGTGATGACAGTAATGTCAGCGTTTTCAGCGTTGTCAGCATTGTCAGTGATGACAGCGATGTCAGCGATGACAGTGACGTCAGTGATGACAGCGATGACAGCGATGAcagtgatgatggtgatgaGGATGTGGAGGAACAGAAGCTCTCTGACAATCCTCACAGATTTGATTCCTGGCCCTGTGTCCTGAGTAGGGAGTCCTTCATTTcagggagacactactgggaggtggaggtgaatgACAGCTGGAGAATAGGAGTGACCAGAGAGTGTGCAGAGAGGAAAGACTGGTTCAGATTCTCTCCCCAGCAGGGTTACTGGTGTCTGGACTTTGACTCTACAGGTTTCTCTGCTCTCACAGACACTGAGACTCGTCTCCCCCTCAGTCTGCAGCCCAGGaagctgggtgtgtgtgtggatatTGAGGAGAGGAAGGTCTCCTTTTACACAGTGGAGTCCAGAGCTCATCTCTACACTTTCACTGACATGGTCTTCACTCAGGGGGAGAAGATCTATCCTGTCTTCGGTACCTGGGATCGTAATAAAGACCTtgagctgctgcctgctgtcagtgtggagatTAAGCCTGTCAgtgactcatga